In Bradyrhizobium sp. CCBAU 051011, the following are encoded in one genomic region:
- a CDS encoding lipopolysaccharide assembly protein LapB: MVRSYADKKLWRSHHGLALQTAPFRQLAFTLPACLVILGGMADPAQAEVQQPQRIVSACRGNGPASAAGKIPDGPPKNREAGRLAASAAPLMFAGGFEKAIERLNQAIELDPDNPHFRLNRGSAYVGNRQFDKAIEDYDRAIALDSSSSLAFLARAEAYLKIADHEHAIEDFGEAIRLFPGNARAYMVRGTIYANKRVYDRAIEDLDQSIRLDPECPTGYLTRAQIFRLKGDPGRADADYDHAIKLDPNPGNARTFVRRAGAYGGKQDYSRAVEDLGHALKLEPRNLYALSNRCLFRAILGMFDAALADCDEALRIRADDANILHIRGIAYFKKGALDRSIDDYDAALRIDAKKAASLYGRAIAKRQKGDVAGIEADISAALALKPSVADELAIYGIK; the protein is encoded by the coding sequence GTGGTCCGTTCATACGCGGACAAAAAGTTATGGCGTTCGCATCACGGGCTTGCCCTTCAAACGGCCCCATTCAGGCAACTGGCCTTCACCCTGCCGGCATGCTTGGTCATCCTTGGTGGCATGGCTGACCCGGCCCAGGCGGAAGTTCAGCAGCCACAACGGATCGTCTCGGCCTGCCGCGGCAATGGCCCAGCCTCGGCCGCGGGCAAGATTCCGGATGGGCCGCCCAAGAACAGAGAGGCCGGCCGCCTGGCCGCTAGCGCGGCTCCATTGATGTTCGCCGGCGGCTTTGAAAAGGCGATCGAACGGTTGAATCAGGCTATCGAACTCGATCCGGACAACCCTCACTTCCGCTTGAACCGAGGTTCGGCCTATGTCGGAAACCGACAATTCGACAAGGCCATCGAAGACTATGATCGTGCGATAGCCCTCGATTCCAGCTCTTCACTCGCCTTTCTCGCTCGCGCAGAGGCCTATCTTAAAATAGCCGACCATGAACATGCGATCGAGGATTTCGGCGAAGCCATCAGGCTGTTTCCCGGTAACGCTCGCGCCTACATGGTCCGCGGTACGATCTACGCGAACAAGCGCGTATATGACCGGGCTATCGAAGATCTGGATCAGTCGATCAGGCTCGATCCCGAGTGCCCCACTGGTTATCTGACGAGAGCGCAGATCTTCAGGCTGAAGGGTGACCCTGGTCGCGCCGACGCCGACTATGACCACGCGATTAAACTCGACCCTAATCCCGGAAATGCCAGGACATTCGTGCGTCGAGCCGGCGCCTATGGAGGTAAGCAAGACTATAGTCGTGCCGTGGAAGACCTCGGCCACGCGTTGAAGCTCGAGCCCCGTAATCTCTATGCCTTGAGCAATCGCTGCCTGTTTCGAGCGATCCTCGGCATGTTCGACGCCGCGCTGGCCGATTGCGATGAAGCGCTGCGGATACGGGCCGACGATGCCAACATCCTCCACATCCGCGGCATTGCCTACTTCAAGAAGGGCGCGCTTGATAGGTCCATAGACGACTATGACGCCGCGCTCCGGATCGACGCAAAAAAGGCAGCCTCGCTGTACGGACGCGCAATAGCCAAACGGCAAAAGGGCGATGTCGCGGGCATTGAGGCCGACATCTCCGCGGCGCTGGCCCTCAAACCAAGTGTCGCGGACGAACTGGCAATCTACGGCATCAAGTGA
- the gcl gene encoding glyoxylate carboligase, translated as MAKMRAIDAAVRILEKEGVTIAFGVPGAAINPLYSALKKRGSIGHILARHVEGASHMAEGYTRAKSGNIGVCIGTSGPAGTDMITGLYSAIADSIPILCITGQAPRARLYKEDFQAIDIESIAKPVTKWAVTVREPALVPRVFSQAFHIMRSGRPGPVLIDLPLDVQLAEIEFDDDTYEPLPVYKPAATRKQIEKALEMLNAAERPLIVAGGGVINADASDLLVAFAEAVNVPVVPTLMGWGAIPDDHVLMAGMVGLQTSHRYGNATMLQSDFVLGIGNRWANRHTGSVETYTKGRKFVHVDIEPTQIGRVFNPDFGIVSDAKAALELFVAVAKEWRKAGKLRERQAWPAACQDRKRTMLRKSHFDDMPIKPQRVYEEMSKAFGRDTCYVSVIGLSQIAGAQFLGVYGPRNWINAGQAGPLGWTLPAALGVRAADPTRNIVALSGDYDFQFLIEELAVGAQFKLPYIHVVVNNSYLGLIRQAQRGFDMDYHVQLSFENINAPEIGVYGVDHVAVAEGLGCKAIRVTDPNHAQAAFATAREWMTEFKVPVVVEFILERVTNISMGTEIDNIIEFEEVLDLPLDDTPAKSSAPQSAKLLPA; from the coding sequence ATGGCGAAGATGCGAGCGATCGATGCAGCCGTACGAATCCTGGAAAAGGAGGGCGTGACCATCGCCTTCGGCGTGCCGGGGGCTGCGATCAATCCGCTTTACTCTGCGCTGAAGAAGCGCGGCTCGATCGGGCACATTCTGGCGCGGCATGTCGAGGGTGCCTCCCACATGGCCGAGGGCTATACCCGCGCCAAATCAGGCAATATCGGCGTCTGCATCGGCACCTCGGGGCCGGCCGGCACCGACATGATAACGGGGCTTTATTCTGCGATCGCGGATTCGATCCCGATCCTGTGCATCACCGGACAGGCGCCGCGGGCGCGGCTCTACAAGGAAGACTTTCAAGCGATCGATATCGAATCCATCGCAAAACCCGTGACGAAATGGGCGGTCACCGTGCGCGAGCCGGCGCTGGTGCCGCGCGTGTTCAGCCAGGCGTTTCACATCATGCGGTCGGGCCGTCCCGGCCCGGTCCTGATCGATCTGCCGCTCGACGTGCAGCTAGCGGAAATCGAGTTCGACGACGATACCTATGAACCGCTGCCGGTCTACAAGCCCGCGGCGACGCGCAAGCAGATCGAGAAGGCGCTTGAGATGCTCAACGCGGCCGAGCGGCCGCTGATTGTGGCGGGCGGCGGCGTCATCAATGCCGATGCATCCGACCTGCTGGTGGCGTTCGCCGAGGCCGTCAACGTTCCGGTGGTGCCGACGCTGATGGGATGGGGCGCGATCCCCGACGATCACGTGCTGATGGCCGGCATGGTCGGACTGCAGACCAGCCACCGCTACGGCAACGCGACCATGCTACAATCCGACTTCGTGCTGGGGATCGGCAACCGCTGGGCCAACCGGCACACCGGTTCGGTCGAGACCTACACCAAGGGTCGTAAGTTCGTGCACGTCGACATTGAGCCGACGCAGATCGGGCGCGTGTTCAATCCCGATTTCGGCATCGTGTCCGACGCCAAGGCGGCGCTGGAGCTGTTCGTCGCCGTTGCCAAGGAGTGGCGCAAGGCGGGCAAGCTCAGGGAGCGGCAGGCGTGGCCGGCGGCGTGCCAGGACCGCAAGCGCACGATGCTGCGCAAGAGCCATTTCGACGACATGCCGATCAAGCCGCAGCGCGTCTATGAGGAGATGAGCAAGGCGTTCGGCCGCGACACCTGCTATGTCAGCGTGATCGGACTGTCGCAAATCGCGGGCGCGCAATTCCTCGGCGTCTACGGCCCGCGCAACTGGATCAATGCCGGGCAGGCCGGTCCGCTCGGCTGGACACTTCCCGCAGCGCTCGGCGTGCGCGCCGCGGATCCGACTCGCAACATCGTCGCGCTGTCGGGCGACTATGATTTCCAGTTCCTGATCGAGGAACTCGCGGTCGGCGCCCAGTTCAAGCTGCCCTACATCCACGTCGTCGTGAACAACTCCTATCTCGGACTGATCCGGCAGGCGCAGCGTGGCTTCGACATGGACTACCATGTCCAGCTCTCCTTCGAGAACATCAACGCGCCGGAGATCGGGGTTTATGGCGTCGACCACGTCGCGGTCGCCGAGGGGCTCGGCTGCAAGGCGATCCGCGTCACCGATCCGAACCACGCGCAGGCGGCGTTCGCGACCGCGCGGGAATGGATGACGGAATTCAAGGTGCCTGTCGTCGTCGAGTTCATTCTCGAGCGGGTCACCAACATCTCGATGGGTACCGAGATCGACAACATCATCGAGTTCGAGGAGGTGCTCGACCTGCCGCTGGACGACACGCCGGCCAAATCGAGCGCGCCGCAATCCGCCAAGCTGCTGCCGGCGTAA
- the hyi gene encoding hydroxypyruvate isomerase: protein MPKFAANLTMLFGEQPFLDRFAAAKAAGFNGVEYLFPYDFDKADLREQLHQHGLTQVLHNLPAGNWGAGERGIAILPDRVDEFRDGVARAIDYAKALDCRQLNCLVGIAPDGADTTDLNETLIGNLRFAADALAREQIRLLIEPINTIDIPGFFLNRTAQALQLIADVRSTNLFVQYDIYHMQVMEGDLARSLQKHLPRIAHVQLADNPGRNEPGTGEINYPFLFRHLDAIGYRGWIGCEYKPRTTTVEGLGWHAALTADT, encoded by the coding sequence GTGCCGAAATTTGCCGCCAATCTCACCATGCTGTTCGGCGAACAGCCGTTCCTCGATCGCTTCGCCGCCGCCAAGGCCGCGGGATTCAACGGGGTCGAATATCTGTTCCCCTATGATTTCGACAAGGCCGATCTGCGCGAGCAGTTGCACCAGCACGGGCTGACGCAGGTGCTGCATAACCTTCCCGCCGGCAATTGGGGCGCCGGCGAGCGCGGCATCGCGATCCTGCCCGACCGCGTCGACGAGTTTCGCGACGGCGTCGCGCGCGCCATCGACTACGCCAAGGCGCTCGATTGCCGCCAGCTCAACTGTCTCGTCGGCATCGCCCCCGACGGCGCTGATACGACAGATCTCAACGAGACATTGATCGGCAATCTGCGCTTCGCGGCGGATGCGCTGGCCAGGGAGCAGATCAGGCTGCTGATCGAGCCGATCAACACGATCGATATCCCAGGCTTCTTCCTGAACAGGACGGCGCAGGCGCTTCAGCTTATTGCCGACGTACGTTCGACCAATCTGTTCGTGCAGTACGACATCTACCACATGCAGGTGATGGAGGGCGACCTTGCGCGAAGCCTGCAAAAACATCTGCCGCGCATCGCCCATGTCCAGCTTGCCGACAATCCCGGCCGCAACGAGCCGGGGACCGGTGAGATCAACTATCCCTTCCTGTTCCGCCATCTCGACGCTATTGGTTATCGCGGCTGGATCGGCTGTGAATACAAACCGAGGACGACGACGGTCGAAGGTCTCGGTTGGCACGCGGCGTTGACGGCAGATACCTGA
- a CDS encoding 2-hydroxy-3-oxopropionate reductase has product MTNIGFIGLGTMGRPMAGHLQAAGHRLFLHDVVPVASELVAAGGVVCKCGKDVAEQAEIVIIMVPDTPHVEAVLFGPDGVAKGPLKGKIVVDMSSISPLATKEFAKKVEALGADYLDAPVSGGEVGAKAASLTIMVGGPERAFNAVKPIFDKMGKNVTLVGANGDGQTTKVANQIIVALTIEAVGEALLFASKAGADPALVRQALMGGFASSRILEVHGERMVKRNFEPGFRIELHQKDLNLALEGARALGISLPSTAVAQQLFSSCTAHGGKAWDHSGMVRALEMMASHEVAKA; this is encoded by the coding sequence ATGACCAATATCGGCTTTATCGGCCTTGGCACCATGGGGCGCCCGATGGCGGGCCATCTCCAGGCTGCCGGCCACCGCCTGTTCCTGCACGATGTCGTGCCTGTCGCATCGGAGCTGGTTGCCGCCGGTGGCGTCGTCTGCAAATGCGGCAAGGACGTCGCTGAGCAGGCCGAAATCGTCATCATCATGGTGCCGGATACGCCACATGTCGAAGCCGTGCTGTTTGGGCCTGATGGCGTTGCGAAGGGACCCTTGAAGGGGAAGATCGTCGTCGACATGAGTTCGATCTCGCCGCTCGCCACCAAGGAGTTTGCCAAGAAGGTGGAGGCGCTCGGTGCCGACTATCTCGATGCGCCGGTGTCCGGCGGTGAAGTCGGCGCTAAGGCGGCGAGCCTCACCATCATGGTCGGAGGGCCGGAGCGTGCGTTCAACGCGGTGAAGCCGATATTCGACAAGATGGGCAAGAACGTCACCCTCGTCGGCGCCAATGGCGACGGGCAGACGACAAAAGTCGCCAACCAGATCATCGTCGCGCTGACGATCGAGGCGGTCGGCGAGGCGCTGCTGTTTGCGTCGAAAGCCGGCGCGGATCCGGCGCTGGTACGACAGGCGCTGATGGGCGGCTTTGCCTCGTCGCGCATTCTCGAAGTGCATGGCGAGCGCATGGTGAAGCGCAACTTCGAACCGGGCTTCCGTATCGAGCTGCACCAGAAGGATCTTAATCTGGCGCTGGAGGGCGCGCGTGCGCTCGGCATTTCGCTGCCGAGCACGGCGGTCGCGCAGCAATTGTTCTCTTCCTGCACCGCGCACGGCGGCAAGGCCTGGGACCATTCGGGAATGGTGCGCGCGCTCGAAATGATGGCAAGCCACGAGGTCGCCAAAGCCTGA
- a CDS encoding DUF1236 domain-containing protein has product MNNRLAVSVLAASLMMSGAAFAQSTTAQGAAEGAARGGEAAGPVGAIVGGTVGAAVGAAVEIPNAVINSVPRDRSVVVRERVVVGEPLPPTVELRTVPQHTEYRYAVVNDRRVIVEPRTRRVVRILD; this is encoded by the coding sequence ATGAATAATCGTTTGGCTGTTTCCGTGCTTGCCGCCTCGCTAATGATGTCGGGCGCGGCGTTTGCTCAGTCGACCACCGCCCAGGGCGCGGCGGAAGGCGCCGCGAGGGGTGGTGAAGCCGCAGGTCCAGTCGGCGCTATCGTCGGCGGTACCGTCGGTGCTGCGGTCGGCGCGGCCGTGGAAATTCCGAACGCGGTGATCAATTCGGTTCCGCGCGATCGTTCTGTCGTGGTGCGCGAACGCGTAGTGGTGGGTGAACCGCTGCCGCCAACTGTTGAACTGCGCACCGTGCCGCAGCACACCGAATACCGTTATGCGGTGGTCAACGATCGCCGCGTGATCGTGGAGCCGCGTACGCGCAGGGTGGTGCGGATCCTCGACTGA
- a CDS encoding VanZ family protein: MTIIFRFVAWGLATAIAFATLGPASQRPHLRLGQNGEHALAFVLLGLAFGLAHTRNRSLTAAFVIAFTGVIEVLQFLAPGRHARMSDFVVDALAASLGLVIAAALDWKLRRTQRSLP; the protein is encoded by the coding sequence ATGACGATCATATTTCGCTTTGTCGCCTGGGGCCTCGCCACCGCCATCGCATTCGCAACCCTTGGGCCGGCGAGCCAACGGCCCCACTTGAGGCTGGGGCAGAACGGCGAGCACGCGCTGGCCTTTGTGCTGCTGGGGCTCGCTTTCGGGCTAGCCCACACGCGCAACCGTTCGCTTACAGCGGCCTTTGTCATCGCCTTCACCGGCGTGATCGAAGTCCTGCAGTTCTTGGCGCCCGGCCGGCACGCGCGGATGTCAGATTTCGTGGTCGACGCGTTGGCTGCATCGCTCGGCCTTGTAATTGCCGCGGCGCTCGACTGGAAGCTCAGGCGAACGCAGCGGTCGTTGCCGTAA
- a CDS encoding thiamine pyrophosphate-dependent enzyme — protein MNSDTPARNTKIMNRFDLTSRLIAKLKNEEAVIGGIGNTNFDLWAAGHRPQNFYMLGSMGLAFPIALGVALAQPDRHVFALEGDGSLLMQLGSLTTIATLAPKNLTMVVMDNGIYQITGAQPTPGAAVADIVAIAVASGLTNSNWAADEDDFERLIDESLSAAGPTLIGVRIDDKPGVGTTRRDPVQIRERFMHGMGVREPL, from the coding sequence ATGAACAGCGACACCCCTGCCCGCAACACCAAGATCATGAACCGCTTCGATCTCACCTCGCGGCTGATCGCGAAGCTGAAGAACGAGGAAGCGGTGATCGGCGGCATCGGCAACACCAATTTCGACCTGTGGGCCGCCGGCCACCGGCCGCAGAACTTCTACATGCTCGGCAGCATGGGGCTCGCCTTCCCGATCGCGCTCGGCGTCGCGCTGGCGCAACCGGATCGCCACGTGTTCGCGCTCGAAGGCGACGGCTCGCTGCTGATGCAACTGGGGTCGCTGACAACGATCGCGACGCTGGCGCCGAAAAACCTCACCATGGTGGTGATGGACAACGGCATCTACCAGATCACCGGCGCGCAGCCGACGCCGGGGGCGGCCGTCGCCGACATCGTCGCCATCGCGGTCGCAAGCGGGCTCACCAACAGCAACTGGGCGGCGGACGAGGACGATTTCGAACGCCTGATCGATGAATCCTTATCGGCCGCAGGTCCGACGCTGATCGGCGTGCGCATCGACGACAAGCCGGGTGTCGGCACCACGCGGCGCGACCCCGTGCAGATCCGGGAGCGCTTCATGCACGGTATGGGCGTACGGGAACCGCTCTGA
- a CDS encoding thiamine pyrophosphate-binding protein, whose amino-acid sequence MAVAEEKTSPETSERSWHGIVLQTLKRNDVRLIPYVPDRVLTPLIKNLHADPFFTTFATAREEEAVGIVSGAWMGGMRSAVLMQTSGFATLANVLASLAIPYQIPLIMFVSERGTLGELNYGQSLVCRTMRPVLDSLAMEHHTITRLDELEFIADRSIKQAVTTQAPVALILSPLLTGGKVFDK is encoded by the coding sequence ATGGCGGTTGCGGAGGAAAAAACCTCGCCCGAAACCTCCGAGAGGAGCTGGCACGGCATCGTGCTGCAGACGCTCAAACGCAACGATGTCCGCCTCATCCCCTACGTGCCCGACCGCGTCCTGACGCCGCTGATCAAGAACCTGCACGCCGACCCGTTTTTTACGACCTTCGCCACCGCGCGCGAGGAGGAAGCGGTCGGCATCGTCTCCGGCGCCTGGATGGGCGGCATGCGGAGCGCGGTCCTGATGCAGACATCAGGGTTTGCCACGCTCGCGAACGTGCTGGCCTCGCTGGCGATCCCCTATCAGATCCCGCTGATCATGTTCGTGTCCGAACGCGGCACGCTTGGCGAACTCAATTACGGCCAGTCTCTCGTGTGCCGCACGATGCGCCCCGTGCTGGATTCGCTCGCGATGGAGCACCACACCATCACCCGACTGGATGAACTCGAATTCATCGCCGACCGCTCCATCAAGCAGGCCGTCACCACGCAGGCGCCGGTGGCACTGATCCTCTCGCCGCTTTTGACCGGCGGCAAAGTCTTCGACAAGTGA
- a CDS encoding hydroxyacid dehydrogenase encodes MTVNNKRVFYVKYLAHEIYVDILKGRADVRLDRLENDSPDTVAAPILSAAHAYQVGAARDEIARHFHVDQDLLRRAPNLLIVSSNGAGFDPVDVDACTAAGVLVVNQTGGNANSVAEHALGMMLTLSKRILESDRALRRQANVNRNSLIGNEVQGKTVGIVGIGNVGRRIAELCKGLLHMKVIAYDPYLTAEEIVARGGEKVELHDLMRRSDFVSISCPLTKDNRRMIGAREFALMQPHAFFVTTARGFIHDEEALYEVLRDKRIAGAGLDVWDKEPPPPEHPLLQFDNVLASPHTAGVTREARINMGKIAAEQILDALDGKRPPRIVNPEVWPDYAKRFERTFGFAPK; translated from the coding sequence ATGACCGTCAACAACAAGCGCGTGTTCTATGTCAAATATCTCGCCCACGAGATCTATGTCGATATCCTCAAAGGCCGCGCCGACGTGCGGCTCGACCGGCTGGAGAATGACAGCCCCGATACGGTCGCGGCGCCGATATTGTCGGCGGCGCATGCCTACCAGGTCGGCGCAGCGCGTGACGAAATCGCAAGGCACTTTCACGTCGACCAAGATCTGTTGCGGAGGGCGCCGAACCTGCTGATCGTATCCTCGAACGGCGCGGGCTTCGATCCCGTCGATGTCGACGCCTGCACGGCGGCGGGCGTGCTCGTCGTCAATCAAACCGGCGGCAATGCCAATTCGGTCGCCGAACATGCGCTCGGCATGATGCTGACACTCTCCAAGCGCATCCTCGAATCCGACCGCGCGCTGCGGCGCCAGGCCAACGTCAATCGCAATTCGCTGATCGGCAATGAGGTGCAGGGCAAGACCGTCGGCATCGTCGGCATCGGCAATGTCGGCCGTCGCATCGCCGAGCTCTGCAAGGGTCTCTTGCATATGAAGGTGATCGCCTACGATCCCTATCTCACCGCGGAAGAAATCGTTGCCCGCGGCGGCGAGAAGGTCGAGCTGCACGATCTGATGCGGCGTTCGGATTTCGTTTCGATCTCCTGTCCACTCACCAAGGACAATCGCCGCATGATCGGCGCTCGTGAATTCGCGCTGATGCAGCCGCACGCATTCTTCGTCACCACGGCGCGCGGCTTCATTCACGACGAAGAGGCGCTATACGAAGTGCTGCGCGACAAGCGCATCGCCGGCGCCGGCCTCGATGTCTGGGACAAGGAGCCGCCGCCGCCGGAGCATCCGCTGCTGCAGTTCGACAATGTGCTGGCGAGCCCGCACACGGCGGGCGTGACCAGGGAAGCGCGTATCAACATGGGCAAGATCGCCGCCGAGCAGATTCTCGATGCGCTCGACGGCAAGCGGCCGCCGCGCATCGTCAATCCCGAGGTGTGGCCCGATTACGCCAAGCGCTTCGAGCGGACGTTCGGATTTGCACCGAAATAG
- a CDS encoding alpha/beta fold hydrolase yields the protein MAEPADRFYESQGLQLHYVDWGNEAAPPLILVHGGLDHCRNWDAIARELQPHFHIMAPDLRGHGDSQWAKGSSYSLTDNVYDLTRLMRFAGLQDAAIVGHSMGGMVALAYAGTYPEKVSRLGILDGAFLSGSQPSPIHEQMARWIGQLDRIAEHQESTFRNIEEAAQRLSTRNKRLTPALALHLASHGVRKGTDGLYRWKFDHYQRARAPYRLSSDEYLALWSRITCPTLLMWGDESFLPDPEGLLAHFKQAEMVKIAGAGHWLHHDRLEEVLGSLRKLLGAPQAAQNVG from the coding sequence ATGGCCGAACCGGCAGATCGCTTTTATGAGTCGCAGGGTCTGCAACTGCACTATGTCGACTGGGGCAACGAGGCCGCGCCGCCATTGATCCTGGTCCATGGTGGCCTCGACCACTGCCGCAACTGGGATGCGATCGCGCGAGAATTGCAGCCTCATTTCCACATCATGGCGCCGGACCTGCGCGGGCACGGCGATTCCCAATGGGCGAAGGGAAGCAGCTACAGCCTGACCGACAATGTCTATGATCTCACCCGGCTGATGCGCTTTGCGGGGCTGCAGGACGCGGCAATCGTCGGCCATTCGATGGGCGGCATGGTCGCGCTGGCCTATGCCGGGACTTACCCGGAAAAAGTATCGCGTCTCGGCATACTGGACGGCGCGTTCCTCTCGGGCTCGCAGCCTTCGCCGATCCACGAGCAGATGGCACGATGGATCGGCCAGCTCGACCGCATCGCGGAGCATCAAGAGAGTACGTTCCGCAACATCGAGGAAGCCGCGCAGCGGCTTTCAACGCGCAACAAGCGGCTGACGCCGGCACTGGCGCTTCATCTTGCCAGCCATGGTGTCCGGAAAGGCACTGACGGCCTCTACCGCTGGAAGTTCGACCACTATCAGCGGGCGAGGGCGCCGTATCGGCTGTCATCGGACGAATATCTCGCCCTGTGGTCGCGCATCACCTGTCCGACGCTGTTGATGTGGGGTGACGAAAGCTTTCTTCCCGATCCCGAAGGCCTGCTCGCGCATTTCAAGCAGGCCGAAATGGTGAAGATCGCAGGGGCCGGCCACTGGCTTCACCACGACAGGCTTGAAGAAGTTTTGGGTTCGCTGCGCAAACTTCTGGGCGCGCCGCAGGCCGCGCAAAATGTGGGATAA
- a CDS encoding SDR family NAD(P)-dependent oxidoreductase, producing the protein MTDKIRYVRQLSAESAGVAPGRGRLQGRKILVVGGGQRTFDAATDPVGNGRAMSLLFAREGAHVAVADVNRASADDTVQRIVAEGGQAFSIEADISREDSVNRMIDEAREGLGGFDGMVLNVGIGVGALGLDGVDLKEWNDTFAVNLTGPMLCCRKALKHLADGSSIVFISSIAALRSGSQLIAYDTSKAALGGLMRNVAKEGARRGIRANTICPGLVDTPLGRHTSAGRPSRSAAGVPFGRMATGWEIAYAALFFISDESVYVNAQTLAVDSGITGL; encoded by the coding sequence ATGACAGACAAGATCCGTTATGTGCGCCAGCTCAGCGCGGAATCCGCGGGCGTGGCGCCGGGCCGCGGACGTCTTCAGGGCCGGAAGATTCTGGTCGTCGGCGGCGGACAGCGAACGTTCGACGCCGCCACCGATCCCGTCGGCAACGGCCGGGCGATGTCGCTGCTGTTTGCGCGGGAAGGGGCCCATGTTGCGGTCGCCGACGTGAACCGGGCCAGCGCCGATGATACCGTCCAACGTATCGTTGCCGAAGGTGGTCAGGCGTTTTCGATCGAGGCCGACATTTCGCGCGAAGACTCCGTGAACCGGATGATCGACGAGGCACGGGAAGGACTCGGCGGATTCGACGGCATGGTGCTCAATGTCGGCATCGGCGTTGGCGCGCTCGGCCTCGACGGGGTCGATCTGAAAGAATGGAACGACACGTTTGCGGTCAACCTGACCGGGCCGATGCTCTGCTGCCGCAAGGCGCTCAAGCATCTCGCCGACGGGTCCTCGATCGTGTTCATCTCGTCGATCGCAGCGCTTCGTTCCGGCTCGCAATTGATCGCCTATGACACGTCGAAGGCAGCACTCGGCGGCCTGATGCGCAATGTCGCCAAGGAAGGCGCAAGGCGCGGCATCCGCGCCAACACCATTTGCCCCGGGCTGGTCGACACGCCGCTCGGCCGCCACACCAGCGCCGGCCGGCCGTCGCGGAGCGCCGCGGGCGTGCCGTTCGGGCGGATGGCGACGGGGTGGGAAATCGCCTACGCGGCGCTGTTTTTCATTTCCGACGAGAGCGTCTACGTTAACGCCCAGACGCTCGCAGTCGACAGCGGCATTACCGGATTATAG